In Candidatus Aegiribacteria sp., a single genomic region encodes these proteins:
- a CDS encoding molybdopterin-guanine dinucleotide biosynthesis protein MobB — protein MGKRIVISSDCRKLGKTLVAESLIKELTASGLTVACIKLSHGGHGPAGITYSPGPPGTDTFRYSTAGALKVMFFKYSEIDELENSIDILSFNTDIIIFESNSVLNLFDPDFHIHISSESGQKRSAEGLELKADLTLEGPVSVGNAERTARLVSGLMGIGKDSPITIGGKLWLNLHGKPLFGEGRMDLLKAVRETGSILQAAKKTGIQYKRAWILLHDAEQRLGAKLLKSGRGGAGGGGTSITPLAETLLNIWNLGGRTTLLQPAGPDNRE, from the coding sequence TTGGGAAAAAGAATTGTGATCTCATCTGATTGCAGAAAACTCGGTAAAACACTTGTTGCCGAAAGCCTCATAAAAGAACTTACGGCATCAGGATTAACAGTTGCCTGTATCAAACTGTCGCATGGGGGGCATGGTCCTGCGGGTATCACTTATAGCCCGGGACCTCCAGGTACAGATACCTTCCGTTACAGCACAGCTGGCGCCTTAAAGGTTATGTTCTTCAAATATTCAGAAATTGACGAACTTGAGAACTCTATTGATATATTATCGTTCAATACGGATATTATCATCTTCGAGAGCAACTCGGTTCTTAATTTGTTCGATCCTGATTTTCATATTCATATAAGTTCAGAGTCCGGGCAGAAACGGTCTGCGGAAGGGCTCGAGCTGAAGGCTGATCTCACATTGGAAGGACCAGTTTCAGTCGGGAATGCAGAAAGAACCGCCCGGCTCGTTTCAGGATTGATGGGAATTGGAAAGGATTCTCCAATCACAATCGGCGGTAAGCTTTGGTTGAACCTTCATGGAAAACCGCTTTTCGGCGAGGGGCGAATGGATCTTCTGAAAGCTGTCCGTGAGACCGGTTCGATACTCCAGGCCGCGAAGAAAACCGGAATTCAATACAAAAGAGCCTGGATACTGCTGCATGACGCGGAACAGCGGCTTGGCGCGAAACTGCTGAAGAGCGGCAGGGGTGGAGCCGGAGGCGGAGGAACCAGTATTACTCCTCTTGCTGAGACTCTGTTGAACATCTGGAATTTAGGGGGACGTACCACACTTCTTCAACCAGCTGGACCGGATAACCGCGAATAG
- a CDS encoding DUF4097 family beta strand repeat-containing protein produces the protein MSEEQREILQMVSDGKISADDGAKLLEALEKGNQKRRETESPARRVKERKRLIREQKKMAHITGLDGLRDIGRMVRGIVKDSVSGIDDEFEEMDEDVFEDAGLLEGSLELEEGTELVLKRPVHRRSRTKGGNLILNGVKGSTLEVTGENTPDIHMYRDNETVYLKWDKDDLSLNIPETVKGIRASITGGDITMNSISAVADIKTMGGNINLSEASRAFRAKTMGGNILIKLTDDWDEDSKVTTMGGNITLSICESTKAEISAKTMGGEISVQEGISGLTESGHPGSSRVNIDLADGEESPELRIKTMGGNISISRSGKESVEEKDGEEEQKDNEK, from the coding sequence ATGAGCGAAGAACAGAGAGAGATTCTTCAGATGGTGTCCGATGGGAAGATTAGCGCAGACGATGGCGCAAAACTTCTGGAAGCACTTGAGAAAGGTAACCAGAAGAGAAGAGAAACAGAATCACCGGCCAGGAGGGTCAAGGAAAGGAAGCGCTTGATACGTGAGCAAAAAAAAATGGCACATATAACTGGTCTTGACGGATTGCGTGATATAGGCCGTATGGTACGCGGCATCGTAAAAGATTCCGTATCTGGTATTGATGATGAATTTGAGGAAATGGACGAAGATGTGTTCGAAGATGCCGGACTTCTCGAAGGTTCCCTTGAACTGGAGGAGGGCACAGAACTTGTTCTGAAACGACCTGTTCACAGGCGCAGCAGGACTAAAGGGGGCAATCTGATTCTGAATGGGGTAAAAGGTTCGACTCTTGAAGTCACCGGAGAGAATACTCCAGACATACATATGTATCGGGATAATGAAACGGTTTATCTAAAATGGGATAAGGATGATCTGTCACTTAACATACCTGAAACAGTGAAAGGTATCAGGGCGAGCATAACGGGTGGGGACATTACAATGAACAGTATATCTGCAGTAGCAGATATTAAAACGATGGGTGGCAATATCAACCTGTCTGAAGCTTCAAGAGCTTTCAGAGCGAAAACGATGGGAGGAAATATTCTGATCAAACTGACTGACGACTGGGATGAAGATTCAAAAGTTACAACAATGGGCGGGAACATAACACTGAGCATATGTGAAAGTACAAAGGCTGAAATATCAGCTAAGACAATGGGAGGTGAAATATCCGTTCAAGAAGGTATATCCGGATTGACCGAGTCTGGACATCCAGGTTCTTCCAGAGTTAATATAGACCTGGCAGACGGAGAAGAATCCCCCGAACTTAGAATCAAGACAATGGGAGGCAATATCTCAATTTCCAGGTCCGGAAAAGAATCTGTTGAAGAAAAAGACGGAGAAGAAGAACAGAAGGATAATGAGAAATGA
- a CDS encoding DUF2089 domain-containing protein: MRNESKMSDSSIPPKCPSCGDRLIVVKLQCGSCGTEVNGEYDLCPVCTLEGKNRELFDLFMESRGNLKEVQRKLGVSYPTVRLRIDSMFSELKGEKSPQNPSDVLKRLSDGEIDVETASRLIAGD; encoded by the coding sequence ATGAGAAATGAGAGTAAAATGAGTGACAGTTCCATTCCACCTAAATGTCCAAGCTGCGGAGACAGACTCATCGTTGTTAAACTTCAGTGCGGTTCTTGCGGTACAGAGGTTAACGGAGAGTACGATTTGTGCCCGGTGTGTACACTTGAGGGGAAAAACAGGGAATTATTTGACCTGTTCATGGAATCAAGAGGGAATCTCAAGGAAGTACAGAGGAAACTGGGCGTATCTTATCCAACTGTAAGACTGAGAATAGACAGCATGTTCAGTGAACTGAAGGGAGAAAAGTCTCCACAGAACCCCTCTGATGTTCTCAAGAGGCTCAGCGATGGAGAAATAGACGTAGAGACTGCATCAAGACTTATAGCCGGTGATTAA